GATAGCAATCTCCATAGCCTGCTCCTGGAACAAGGGAACACCTAATGTCCTTCCTAAAATATCCTCCAGTTCTTTGGAAGGGTATACGATCGGCTCTTCACCATTACGGCGCCGCAAATAAGGGTGCACCATATCCCCCTGGATCGGGCCAGGCCTTACAATAGCCACTTCAATAACCAGGTCGTAAAAACATTGGGGGCGAAGGCGGGGCAGCATGGACATCTGTGCACGGCTTTCGATCTGGAAAACACCGATGGTATCGGCATGGCTGATCATCTCATATACTGCCGGATCATCCTGCGGTATATTTGCCAAAGTAAGATCAAGACCGTAATGTTCTTTTGCAAGGTCAAACGCCTTTCGGATACAGGTCAGCATGCCCAACGCCAGCACATCCACTTTCAAAAAGCCTAATGCTTCGATATCATCTTTATTCCATTCAATGCATGTACGGTTTTCCATGCGGGCGTTCAGGATCGGGCACAGATCAGAAAGGCGGCCACGTGTAATGACAAAACCACCAGTGTGCTGGCCAAGCTGGCGAGGAAAGCCCACATATTGCTCGGTAAGCTGCAATACTTTGATCAGATGCGGATCTTTAGGATTGAACCCATGCTCCGAAATGCGCTTGCCCTCAAACCAATCCTCGGTAAATTCATACATAGATTTGGAAAGCAGGCCGATAGCATCTACCGACAGGCCCATTGCTTTACCCACGTCGCGCACTGCCCCTTTATGGTGCAATTGTGTCACAGTAGCAACGATCGCCGCGCGCTCACGTCCGTATTTATTGAAGATATATTGCATTACCTCTTCTCTTCGCTCGTGTTCAAAATCCACATCAATATCCGGTGGCTCGTCACGGGCATCGGACATAAAGCGGGCAAACAGAAGTTTAAATTTAGAGGGGTTTACGGAGGTGATACCCAGGCAGTAGCACACCACCGAGTTAGCGGCCGAGCCTCTTCCCTGGCATAGTATGTTCTGGCTTCTGGCGAAACTGACGAAGTCATAAACAGTAAGAAAGTAGGAGGCATAATTCTTACGCTCCATAAAAGCCAGTTCTTCTCTGATCAGATTATCTATTTTCTTTGGTATGTCGCCACTGAACTTTTCCTTGGCACCCAACCATGTCAAATGTTCCAGCTCCTGCTGCGGTGTACGGCCTTCACTTGTAATCTCTTCGGGGTAAACATATTCCAGCGTGTCCAGGGAGAACTTACAGGAATCAGCAATTTTCCGGGAACGTGCCAGTGCATCCGGATATTGGCGGAACAGCCTGATCATTTCGGTAATGGGTTTCAAATAGCGTTCCGCATTTTGATGCAACCTGAACCCGGCGGTATAGATCGTACATTTCTCCCTCACGCAGGTTACAATATCCTGTAACTGTCTTCTCTCCGGATGATGATAATAAACATCATTGGTGGCGACTAGTAAGGTACCGGTGCGCTCTGCTATCTCCGATAACCGGTGGAGCCTTTTGGCATCGTTGCCGTGATAGTAGCGGCTCGCCGCCAAATACAAACTGTCCCCCAAATGGTTCCTGTATTCTGTGATTTTCGATTCAAAATCCGGTTCAAATTCAAATTGGGAATTGAGGTCCTCGGGTGGAATGGCAATAAAAATAATTCCTGCGGCGTGTGCGTATACATCGGAGCGGTAAAGCTCGCACTTACCCTTCTCAGTCCGTAAATTCCCTAGCGAGAGTAAAGCCGAAAGTCTGGCATAAGCATCTCTTGACGTCGGGTATGCCAGTAAACTTGGCCCATCCTGAAGATCCAGCCTGCATGCCGGAATAATTCGGATACCTTTGGCTTTGGCCGCCGCATGCGCCCTGACAATACCGGCAAGTGTATTATGGTCGGTGATGGCAATTTCTTTGTAGCCCAGATCAAAAGCCTGGACTACCAGCTCCTCGGGATGTGAAGCGCCGCGCAGAAAGCTAAAATTGCTTGTTACCTGTAATTCGGTGTACATCTTTTCTAACATTTAAGCGTTCATGCGAAAAAACCATGGACAAACCATTCCGGGTTGGATTCTTCATTATAATGTCCTAACCTGAATATCCAAAAGCGAGCACCTGTTTCGTCTTCCAAAATGTAATAGTCGCGGAGAAGCCCCTCAGAAATCCACCATTCCTGCTCGATCCGTTCCGGGCCGTCGGCTTTTCGTACTTTATGGATTTGTCCTTTATAGCGAAAAAGCATTGGAGGATAGTCGGGCATGGGAACAGTCACCTCCACTCGTTCGGGGTTGCGCAGTAAATGTATCGGTCTGGGCCGATTCGTACGCCAGGGAATTGCCGGCTCTTCTCTGAGTGACGAAGCTTCCGCGATGGAGCGTTCTGGCCAGTAGTGTTCGGAGGGCAGGTACCGGTGTATAATATCAGTACCGGCACGACCTGCCAGACGGTCTAGCAATTCCGCAATTGCCGCCCATTTGTTTTGACCTGCTATATTCCAAATTGTTTCCTGCTGCTCAGTCATATCCTCCACAACCGGTGCTTCCAGCAAGAAAAGTTCGATGCCTAACGCCGGTTCGATCGTTGCTATTTTAAGCTCAAAAAGCCGGAACAGGTGATGGGTACTGCAGGAAGGACTACTGGTACCGATCTCAATTTGACGCATTTCTCCGTCGACCCTGTAACATTTAAGAGAGGCTTGCCTGAGTCCCTTCCCTTCTTTGGCAAGACGTGTGCAAAGCTGCTCGAGCAATCTTTTCAAAGCTAATTCAATGCCTGTTGCAGTAAGAATTGGCTCTAAAGAAGGTAGGCGCTCCTGGTAGGGCTGCAGTGGCTGAATGGGTTCAAGGTTTTCATGAACATAACCCAGCGCCTGACCTAAACGATCCAATAAAGACTGACCGAAGCGCCTTCTGAGTACCGAGCGGGGAATATGGATGAAGCCCTTGATCTGGTAAAAACCCAGTTTCTGCATTTTTTCAAGAATGACCGCCTCGATCCGTAAAGCTGCCGGAGGAAATACCTGCATGGCATTGACCTGGTCTCCCGGGCTTATTATAGTATCGGTTAACGCATACCTTGAGGCAGCCCAGGCGGCCCCAATAGTATCTGCCATGGCCGCACGCACATCATATCCAAACCCTCGCAAACGGGTAACAATATCTTTTAGATATGCTACTTCCCCACCCCACAAATGACAGCACCCGCTGGCATCCAGAAGCAGGCCGTCGGGTAAGTCCATAGCCGCAATCGGTGTATAGCGAAGCGCCCATTCGGCAAGATTGTATAATAGTTTTCCGGCAAGTTCAGCGTCATCATCGATAATCTGCAGACCAGGTAAAACCGCTCTGGCGTCTGCGACTACCATCCCCTTGTCGATTCCGCTGGTTTTCGCTGCTATACTTGCTGCTCTCACCACCATCCTCCCCCGCTCCGGAGAGGCCAGAACAAAGGGCACGTCAGCCAGTTCCGGCCGAAGCAGTATCAGCTGGTCGGTGGTCAGATGCCGGAACCATATCGCTACATACCGTTTCATGGCTACACAGCGCGAAGTATTTGCCGCTTCCCTACTCTTTTGATAACAGGCCGGGTAATGGGTGTAAAGCGGCCATTGCTCCATTCCAATTGCCAACTCCCAGGCTCTCCGTTTCGGACCTTGACGATTTGCACATTCCACCGTGCAAATCCTACTCCCGGCAGACCGGTGTCCAATTGGCTGGGAATGGGGCTTATTTGCCAGCGGCAAACCGAAGCAACAGGATTATTCAGGCGTGGGTTGACCCGGTGCAATAAACCGGTTACCTTACTCTGTTCTACAGCCAGTTGCAGTCGCCGCGAACCCGTCAGGCTAATCTCTTTTATTTCACCAATAACGGCAGCCAATGCTTCACATTTAAGCCCTTCCTCAATCATCCATAAGAGATCACGTTCCTTTTTTACGTCAACAAATATGACTCTTTCAGGCGCGGCACCAAAAAAGTGAAGGGCCAACGGAAACACTGATCTTCTCGTACCGATCCACAGACATATACCATCTTCTTTCATCAGACGGCCTGCCAGCGCCGCCATAAAGCCAGATGTTGCCGCAGATTCCTCTGTGGCACTACTTATAAATTCATGAATAGCACCTATTGGGAAAACACCATTAGGGAATGCCGCCTCGACAGGCCCTAAGCCAAAATCGCTGTGCTGACCCAAGGAAGGCGTCCGGAAACCTTGCAGCGATAATATTTCGCTTCGCAGTCTGGCAATCAGCTCACTTTTTCTCATTGCAGTTTCCATATCACAATTTCAATCTTAACATTGATATTTATAGTAACAAAGTTATGATCTCAAAAGTAACATTAACCACTCCAACTACAAAACTTTTTTTACTGTATTCCGCCGTCAACATCCATCAATAACCAAAATCCCTCTTTATCCCCAGTTTCTTCATTTTTGAGCCAAGGGTGGATGGCGGTATGTCCAATATTTCTGCTGCCCCCTGGGACCCGCGGATACGACCATTGCATTTCTTTAGTACGGCAATGATGTGGTCGCGTTCGTTCTCGAAGATTGTTTTGAGACGGGCTTCCTCCGATTTACCGGAAACTTTCGCGACAGAATTCGTGGGTAGTATGATCTGGTCAATCAATGTTCCCTTTGCAAGAAGTACGCTGCGTTCGATCACGTTTTCAAGCTCGCGTATATTTCCCGGCCAATCGTACAAAGCCAATGCCCGCAGGCCTTTTTCGGAGACGCCTGTTATCTTTTTCCCGGTCTTTCTTCCATAGTATTGCAAAAAATGATCCACCAGCAGAGGAATGTCCTCCTTGCGATCGCTGAGGGAGGGCATCTGGATCGGAAACACATTCAGGCGATAATACAAATCCAGGCGAAAGCGCCCTTCCGCCACTTCTTTTTCCAGGTTCCGGTTGGTGGCCGCTATGATCCTGATATCGACCTTGACAGGCGCTTTTCCACCGAGCCGCTCAATTTCTTTTTGCTGTAAAACACGCAGGAGTTTTACCTGGGTTTCCAAGGGCATATCCCCTATTTCGTCCAGAAAAATAGTACCATTATTGGCCTGCTCAAACCTTCCGGTCCTCTTTTCGAAAGCACCGGTGAAGGCTCCTTTCTCATGCCCGAACAATTCCGATTCGATCAGGTTTGTTGGTAATGCGGCGCAATTCACTTTGATCAGTGGTTGTGTTTTCCGCATTGAAAGCGCGTGAATGGTATCCGCAACCCGTTCTTTTCCCGTGCCGCTTTCGCCGGTAATCAGCACGGAGGTATCCACTGGGGCAACCTGCGAAATGAGGTCAAAAACATTGAGCAGTAAATGACTCTGCCCAATGATGCCTTCAAAAGTATTTACTTGATTATTAGTAGAATAAGTCGTCGGAGAAACATTGCGATCTTGCTCAAACGCAGCGGGTTTCTCTGATTTAACCAAATGCTGCAAAGTCTGTGAAAGAAGTGGCATCATACGGTAACATAGCGCCTTGTGCTCTTCATTATACGCATCCGGGCGGCGACTATAAAAAGCCAGAAAAGGCAAACCATGCACTTGATGCACTGTTTGAAGCGGAAAACCGAGATACGAATTCATTCCGAAAGTCGTCGCTATCAACTTTCTCACAGACGGTTCAGCTGCCAGTTTTTTAAAAGCTGCGCCGGTATGAATTTCCACGTCCACAGCGGGGGTCATTTTGCTTTGCAGGGTATTAAATTCTTCCAATTTCAGATTGGATACAACACGCAGCCCTTGTGCATCTATAACCTGATATTCGTTAAATCCAATCCTTAGAAAGTGAAGCACATGTGTCACATGTGGGAGCTCGCCCACATACCCGACCGCCATCATGTCGAAAGGAAAAAGAGGTTGCAAAACCTGTGCAATTTTCAGTAATGTTTGTTCCCTGGCTAGTTTTTCCTGCGTAATGGCGGTGAGCTGTTTTTGAAAAATCGCTTCCTTCCGCAATTTGGCTTCCAATCCATTTTCATGATGATATTCAGCGATTTGCAATGCTACCAGCAGATCCTTTTCCCTGAAAGGCTTGACCAGAAACCCATTGGGATGCGTAGCTTTGGCCGCATTCAAGATCTCTTCATTGGAATTAGCAGAAAGGTAAATGAAGGGAATATTCGCTTCCCGCAATTGCTCCGCCAGCTCAATGCCAGTCCGTGTTCCGGTGAGAAAAATGTCCAGAAGTACCAATGCCGGCGCTTCTTTCGCAACCTGCTCCTCCGCTTGCTCTACCGACCTGGCGATACCGGAAACCTCGTATCCCGCGCGTTCCAGCATGATGCGAAGGTGGTTGGCTTCAATAAACTGGTCTTCAACGATGAGTATCTTTTTCTTCATTTTGATATAAAAATTCAATCGTAATCGTAACACCGTCCTGGTTTTTGACACTCAATGTGCCCCCGATATCGTCGCAAAGACCTTGAATCAATGTCATCCCAAACGAGCCGGCACGTTTGATGTCAAAATCCGGCCGTAACCCTATCCCGTTATCCGCAATGATAAGCTGAAAGTAGTCGGTTCCAATTGGTTTGAAAGCAATGAAAATAGTGCCTTCTCTGTCTCCTTTAAAAGCATATTTCATAGCATTGGTGATCGCCTCGTTCAGTATCAACCCCAATGGAATGGAATGGCTGATATTCATTTCAATACGTTCAATTTCAAGCTGGAAATGAATCTGCTGATTGGTATCAAAACTATCTTTCAGGTATTGCACCATTTCATAAATGTAGGCGGATATGTCTATCGACGAGAGATTTTCGGTCTGATACAACTTCTGGTGAATCATCGACATGGACTGGATCCGGTGCTGGCTGTCGGCGATGGCTGTTTTTGCCTCCTCCGTTTTCAAGTATTCCGACTGGCTGTCGAGCAGGCCCGCTACCATATGCAGGTTGTTTTTGACCCGATGGTGAATTTCCTTGATCAGCCATTCTTTTTCATTGACCAAATGTTCCAAAGAGATGTTCTTTCGGTTAATCTCGTCCTGTTTGACAGTAATATTCCTGTTACTTTTTTGCATTAGCCGGTAACCTGCAATTAAAAGCGCAATAATGACCAGTAACAGCCCAATGCTCACGTAAGTGATATTTTGAATAAGGCCCGCCTGGCGGAGCATGCCTGACTGCAGCCCGGATTGTTTGGTCAGAAACTGTATGCTGTCATTCTTTTTCTCGACGTCATAAAGTATTTCCAACTGGCTCATCTGCCGGGCTTTGCTTTCCCTGAAAACTGAATCTTTCAGCAAGCTGTATTTCTGGTAGTTTTCTAATGCGCCCGAGTAGTTTCCTCTGATAGAATCCAGTCGGGCACTATAGAGATAGTTCTGATAAAGATATATTCTGAAATTTGCCTTTCTGGCTAGCTCATTGCTCTTTTTCAAATTCATTTCAAGTTTTTTGTAATTCTTGTCCTCAAAATAAAACAGGATCAGACAATTGTACGCGTACCGAAGATTGATATTTGAAAGGGTTGATTTGGACGTAATTTCTTCGACAATGTTACTATATTTCCGTCCCAGCGATAGATTTAATTTTCCATAAATGATCAGATATTGTCCATAGACTAAAACCTTGCTGTTATCTGTTTTCAATGGATATTTCTTGACACTTTCATTTAACATCGATAATGCGTGATCGAAATCTCCAAGACGCTGCATACAAACAGCGAGGTTTACCGCAATGATGTGGACTGACTCTGCATCCTTCAAACGAAGTGCTAAAACAAGCGCCTTGGTTTGATATTCACGCTGCTTATCAAATCTATTGAGCGCATTGTACGCATTTCCTAGCCGGTTGTAGATCGTACACAACTGCATACTGCTTGTGTCACCAAGCATTTTGGCGGTACGTTCTGCCAGCAAACCGTGTTCGATCGCTTGGTCTACAGACCCTATTTCCAAGTAAATACGCCCCAGAAGATCATAAACACCCATGAGGTTCTTGTACCCGGCTGCCTTGAAAAAGGCGAGCGACTGTCTAAGCGCTGAAAGAGCCTTAGCCGTTGATCCTTGGGTTACATACAAGTCACCGAGCTGCATATAAATATGTCCCTGCTTCTCTTTGTTGCCGGCTTTCCCAAAAGCTTCTGATGACTTTTCAACCAGTGCGATCCGCTGGCCTATCTCCTCTGCATTAGTGGAGTAATAGCCCGACATGGTATAATAAGCCTCTCCTAATTGGAAGTATTCATTGTATTTTGTCAAAATCGCGATTGCTTTCAACGCAGCCTTTCTGCCGTTTTCTCTTTCGTTCTTTTGAGGTAATATGCGCGAAAGCAGCAGTTCGCTGATCCCTTCTCCTTTGTGATAGTCCAGCGAAATGCTCAGTTTTTTTGCTTCCAATGTGTAGGACAAAGCCTTTTCAATGTCACTGGGCTGCCTGTTGAGCCGATAATAATATTGATCGCTCAGCTTTAAAAGCAGTTGTACTTTGCCAGTGTCCGGAGTGCTTCTTCTCAGCGCTAACACGAGCGGTTTGGTATCCTTTGCGGTAAAGGGGCCTGGATCCTGGCCGGTGCCGGGCAGGGATATTGATAAAAAACATAGGAGAAGCAGATTTTTGAGCATAGAAGTGAATGGTACTGACTGACGTCGCAGGTAAAAGGATTTTTAGTTCGTATATACCCAACTGTATTTCGTCGGAAACTTCGTTCAGAAACGATATATCGTTGGATAAGCCCGCTCAATATTAATTAATTAGTTGTATTTGAACAACTTACCATTCAGGCATTCTTTTGGCTCTGCTACCGCAAACGAAACAGCCAAAATGAAAAGCAATCCTTCTAAAACTATCCTTTTTATTACTGGCGCCTTTGTCAGTAACAGTTGTTGGGACGAATGGAAATTGTACTTTGAGAACAAAGGTTACCAAACTTTTGCGCCTCCCTGGCCCCACAAAGATGCACCTGCCGAAGAGCTGCGCAACCGGCAACCGGATCCGGCCATCGCCTCCATGACATTGGCAACATTGATCGAACATTATGCAGAGATCGCTGCCAATCTACCCGAGAAACCCATTATCATCGGACATTCCATCGGAGGACTGATTACACAATTACTCTTGCAGCGTGATCTCGGAGCAGTGGGAATCGCTATCCATTCCGTTCCGCCACAAGGGATTATGACATTCAAATTGTCATTCCTGATAGCAGGCTGGGGACCGCTTGGTTTTTTTACGCCTGTCGGCAAATCTTTTATGATATCGTTCAGGCAATGGCAGTATGCTTTTACGAACGGGCTGCCGCTGGAAGTTCAAAAACAAGGGTACTACGACCTGGCGATCCCTGAATCCAAACAGATCGTAAGGGACACGATCACAAAAGTGGCTCACGTTGACTTTGAAAAACCGCACGCCCCGCTCCTGCTCATTTCCGGTACTGAGGACCACACGATTCCTGCTTCCCTTAATTTTTCCAATTATCGTAAATACAGAAGCAGCGGCTCGGTCACAGATTTCAAAAAATTCCCCGGCCGCACGCATTATGTGCTCGGGCAAGCAGGTTGGGAGGAAATTGCCGAATACATTCAAAACTGGCTTGGAAAACATAGCTGACCAACATTTTAGTCTTTACTCACCGCAAATCTTCACTTAAAACTTTACACGTTATGAAATCACTATTCCTTTTGAACCGTACGTTTTCACAAAGCTGGAATCGTCTGTTTTACATTTCGGCCCTACTGATCACATTAGTTGCCTGTGACACCAAAAAAGGTGACCAGGCCAGCGCACCGGAAAAGGCGGACAGCACAGCCGCATCCGTTGCGGTACCACCCGCCGACCCGCCTGCGAACTTTAAGCACGAAACTGCCACCGTCAATGGTATTAAAATCCATTACGTTATTGGAGGCAAAGGCGAGCCATTACTACTTGTTCACGGTTTTGGACAAAACTGGTTTATGTGGAACCGGCTGCTGCCTGAGCTCTCGAAACATTTCACGGTCATAGCGCCTGATTTGCGCGGTGTGGGAGAATCGGACAAACCTGAAACTGGCTATGATAAAAAAACGATGGCCACCGATTTGCATGAATTGATGAAGAAGCTCGGCTATTCAAACATTAACCTTGCCGGCCACGACATTGGATTAATGGTAGCGTATGCCTACGCAGCTCAATTCCCAACAGATGTCAAAAAGATCGCTTTGATGGATGCATTGCTTCCTGGTATTGAGCCGGTATGGAGCCAGGTTTCGGCCGGAGCTTGGTGGTTTGGCTTCTTTGGCTGGCCGGCTTCGGGAAGCATTGTGGCAGGCAGAGAAAGGGAGTTTCTCACTAACTTCTGGCCGATGGTGGGGCATGTGAAAGATCCATTTACCAAACAGGAAACGGATGAGTTTATACGTGCTTATGCCGTTTCGGGTGGGACTACCGGCGCATTCCATTGGTTTGGTGCATTTCCGCAGGATGGAAAAGACAATGTAGAATTGGCCAAACATAAGCTTCCGATGCCGCTTCTGGCCCTGGGCGGCGAATATTTCGCAGCAGCTTTCCTGAAAGATCACTCCAAACTGGTCGCTACTCATGTTACCGAGGCTAAAATCCCGGGATCCGGGCATTGGGTGGTGCAGGAAAACACCGCGGCCGTTCAAAAGGCATTGATGGATTTCTTCATGGCAGACAGTACAAAAGCCCAATAAGCATTACTATGAAAACGATACTTATTGCAATACTCGCATTGACGAGCATGACTTTGCATGCCCAAAAGAATGCCGACCTGATCGTTACCAACGGAAAGATCGCAACGATGATAAAAGCCGGGGAGTTTGTACAGGCGGTGGCCGTTAAAGATGGGATCATACTTGCCACCGGCGATTCCAAAAGCATATTATCGGCCTATCAGAATGTAAAAACGAACATCATTGATGCCGGGGGCAAAACCATCGTGCCCGGCATCAACGACAGCCATATCCACATCATCCGTGAAGGCCTGCATTACAATGCAGAACTTCGCTGGGACGGCGTGAAAACCCTCGCAAGAGCGATGCAAATGCTAAAAGAGCAGGCAGCAAGGACTCCGCCCGGCGTGTGGGTGAAGGTCGTAGGTGGCTGGAATGAATTTCAGTTTGAGGAAAAACGGCAGCCTACATTGGCGGAGATCAACGCAGCGGTTCCCGATAAGCCGGTCTTTATTACCTACCTGTACGGTAAAGCATTTTTGAATAAAAAGGGAATTGAAACGCTGGGTTATGACAGCAAAACCCATTATGAAGGGAGCCTGGTGGAGCTCGACGGTGAGGGCAACCCAACAGGCATGTTGTATGCCAAAGAAACCCCGAAAGCCATTTACACAACGTTGGGGCTGACTACCAAACTTTCGCATGAAGAAAGGCTGAACAGCACGCTGCAGTACTACCGCGAACTGAACCGATTTGGCATCACCAGCGCGGGAGACGCGGCCGGTGGCGGGCAGAATTTCCCTGCCGACTATGCGGTAGCCCTGGAACTCGCCAAGAATGGTAAGCTAAATATCCGGACGTCCTATTTCCTGTTTGCCCAACAAAAAGGAAAGGAATTGCAGGATTACCAAAATTGGGTAAAAACAGCCTTCCCGAATAAAAATGACCATATGTTGATGCCGAATGGTTATTCCACGGAAGGCGCCGGTGAAAACCTGGTAGCTACGGCGGCCGATTTTGAAAATTTTCTGGAACCAAGGACTATCCTGTCGGATAGTATGGAAGGTGATTTGGAACCTGTGATCCGTTTGCTGGTGCAAAACCACTGGCCGTTCAGATTGCACGCGACCTATGGCGAATCCATTGAAAGGATGCTGGCGATTTTTGAAAAAGTGAATAAGGAAATTCCTTTTGACGGGCTACGCTGGTTTTTTGATCATGCCGAAACCATTACCGACAGCCAGTTGGCACGAGTAAAGCAACTAGGCGGCGGGATTGCAGTACAATTCCGAATGTATTACCAGGGAGAGCTGTACAACAAGCTTTACGGCCAGCCAGACAAACAATTGCCTCCAATCAAGAAAATGCTGGCAATGGGAATCCCGGTCGGAATGGGCACGGATGCAACGCGAATTTCTACATTCAATCCCTGGATGGCGTTTCATTGGCTTTTAACCGGCAAGACCATTGGCGGCATGCAGTTTTGGCCCAAAGATCAGGTGCTCGACCGTTTCACAGCCATGCATATATACACCTCCGGCAGCGCCTGGTTTACAGGCGAAGATACATTGAAAGGTAAGCTTGCAAAAGGCATGTACGCGGATTTCACGGTACTATCGAAGGATTACTTCAAGGTCTCGACCGATGAAGTCAGAAGCATTGAATCACTGCTCACCATTGTAAACGGCAAAGTAGTGTACGCCGCTGGCCCTTATAAAAAGCTCGATCCTGAGATTCCGGCAGTGATTCCGGAATGGTCGCCTGTGAAATTTTACGGAGGTTATCAGAGTAAAAACTAAGCGGGTACCAGCACCATTCACAAGACAAAAAATATCATCATGATCATTCTGAAAAGGATTTCCCATATCATTTTGCTAACCGGGTTTGTGCTTTTTTTCGCGCCCCATTTCGCTTTCGCGCAACTG
The genomic region above belongs to Dyadobacter pollutisoli and contains:
- a CDS encoding sigma 54-interacting response regulator, whose protein sequence is MKKKILIVEDQFIEANHLRIMLERAGYEVSGIARSVEQAEEQVAKEAPALVLLDIFLTGTRTGIELAEQLREANIPFIYLSANSNEEILNAAKATHPNGFLVKPFREKDLLVALQIAEYHHENGLEAKLRKEAIFQKQLTAITQEKLAREQTLLKIAQVLQPLFPFDMMAVGYVGELPHVTHVLHFLRIGFNEYQVIDAQGLRVVSNLKLEEFNTLQSKMTPAVDVEIHTGAAFKKLAAEPSVRKLIATTFGMNSYLGFPLQTVHQVHGLPFLAFYSRRPDAYNEEHKALCYRMMPLLSQTLQHLVKSEKPAAFEQDRNVSPTTYSTNNQVNTFEGIIGQSHLLLNVFDLISQVAPVDTSVLITGESGTGKERVADTIHALSMRKTQPLIKVNCAALPTNLIESELFGHEKGAFTGAFEKRTGRFEQANNGTIFLDEIGDMPLETQVKLLRVLQQKEIERLGGKAPVKVDIRIIAATNRNLEKEVAEGRFRLDLYYRLNVFPIQMPSLSDRKEDIPLLVDHFLQYYGRKTGKKITGVSEKGLRALALYDWPGNIRELENVIERSVLLAKGTLIDQIILPTNSVAKVSGKSEEARLKTIFENERDHIIAVLKKCNGRIRGSQGAAEILDIPPSTLGSKMKKLGIKRDFGY
- a CDS encoding ImuA family protein, translating into METAMRKSELIARLRSEILSLQGFRTPSLGQHSDFGLGPVEAAFPNGVFPIGAIHEFISSATEESAATSGFMAALAGRLMKEDGICLWIGTRRSVFPLALHFFGAAPERVIFVDVKKERDLLWMIEEGLKCEALAAVIGEIKEISLTGSRRLQLAVEQSKVTGLLHRVNPRLNNPVASVCRWQISPIPSQLDTGLPGVGFARWNVQIVKVRNGEPGSWQLEWSNGRFTPITRPVIKRVGKRQILRAV
- a CDS encoding tetratricopeptide repeat-containing sensor histidine kinase: MLKNLLLLCFLSISLPGTGQDPGPFTAKDTKPLVLALRRSTPDTGKVQLLLKLSDQYYYRLNRQPSDIEKALSYTLEAKKLSISLDYHKGEGISELLLSRILPQKNERENGRKAALKAIAILTKYNEYFQLGEAYYTMSGYYSTNAEEIGQRIALVEKSSEAFGKAGNKEKQGHIYMQLGDLYVTQGSTAKALSALRQSLAFFKAAGYKNLMGVYDLLGRIYLEIGSVDQAIEHGLLAERTAKMLGDTSSMQLCTIYNRLGNAYNALNRFDKQREYQTKALVLALRLKDAESVHIIAVNLAVCMQRLGDFDHALSMLNESVKKYPLKTDNSKVLVYGQYLIIYGKLNLSLGRKYSNIVEEITSKSTLSNINLRYAYNCLILFYFEDKNYKKLEMNLKKSNELARKANFRIYLYQNYLYSARLDSIRGNYSGALENYQKYSLLKDSVFRESKARQMSQLEILYDVEKKNDSIQFLTKQSGLQSGMLRQAGLIQNITYVSIGLLLVIIALLIAGYRLMQKSNRNITVKQDEINRKNISLEHLVNEKEWLIKEIHHRVKNNLHMVAGLLDSQSEYLKTEEAKTAIADSQHRIQSMSMIHQKLYQTENLSSIDISAYIYEMVQYLKDSFDTNQQIHFQLEIERIEMNISHSIPLGLILNEAITNAMKYAFKGDREGTIFIAFKPIGTDYFQLIIADNGIGLRPDFDIKRAGSFGMTLIQGLCDDIGGTLSVKNQDGVTITIEFLYQNEEKDTHR
- a CDS encoding error-prone DNA polymerase, whose translation is MYTELQVTSNFSFLRGASHPEELVVQAFDLGYKEIAITDHNTLAGIVRAHAAAKAKGIRIIPACRLDLQDGPSLLAYPTSRDAYARLSALLSLGNLRTEKGKCELYRSDVYAHAAGIIFIAIPPEDLNSQFEFEPDFESKITEYRNHLGDSLYLAASRYYHGNDAKRLHRLSEIAERTGTLLVATNDVYYHHPERRQLQDIVTCVREKCTIYTAGFRLHQNAERYLKPITEMIRLFRQYPDALARSRKIADSCKFSLDTLEYVYPEEITSEGRTPQQELEHLTWLGAKEKFSGDIPKKIDNLIREELAFMERKNYASYFLTVYDFVSFARSQNILCQGRGSAANSVVCYCLGITSVNPSKFKLLFARFMSDARDEPPDIDVDFEHERREEVMQYIFNKYGRERAAIVATVTQLHHKGAVRDVGKAMGLSVDAIGLLSKSMYEFTEDWFEGKRISEHGFNPKDPHLIKVLQLTEQYVGFPRQLGQHTGGFVITRGRLSDLCPILNARMENRTCIEWNKDDIEALGFLKVDVLALGMLTCIRKAFDLAKEHYGLDLTLANIPQDDPAVYEMISHADTIGVFQIESRAQMSMLPRLRPQCFYDLVIEVAIVRPGPIQGDMVHPYLRRRNGEEPIVYPSKELEDILGRTLGVPLFQEQAMEIAIVAAGFTPAEADGLRRSMATFKAKGQVSQYQKKLIDGMVGNNYTEEFAKRVFKQLEGFGSYGFPESHAASFALLVYVSSWIKCYYPDVFATALLNSMPMGFYQPAQIIIDARKHGVIVRPVDVNLSDWDNKLEEKQGNYKVIRLGFRQVKGVNREDIDLLVAARTKRYTAIHILRDAGVSQGVLEKLADADAFRSMGLDRRQAMWEATALADRPLGLFTGHESQSAFEQPVQLPEMTISEHVVQDYASLSLSLKAHPVSFVRQHLTELGTLCTSDLSKRKDGSIVRVAGLVLVRQRPGTAKGICFITVEDETGIANLVAFKNTYTKYRKEVLRSRLLMVEGKLQIEGEVIHVIAHRLYDMSHLLRGLNVAQEQDPDVMTLSRADEKDEYDSQMVNRKAPVKKPVQMEIFPAGRNFR
- a CDS encoding Y-family DNA polymerase: MKRYVAIWFRHLTTDQLILLRPELADVPFVLASPERGRMVVRAASIAAKTSGIDKGMVVADARAVLPGLQIIDDDAELAGKLLYNLAEWALRYTPIAAMDLPDGLLLDASGCCHLWGGEVAYLKDIVTRLRGFGYDVRAAMADTIGAAWAASRYALTDTIISPGDQVNAMQVFPPAALRIEAVILEKMQKLGFYQIKGFIHIPRSVLRRRFGQSLLDRLGQALGYVHENLEPIQPLQPYQERLPSLEPILTATGIELALKRLLEQLCTRLAKEGKGLRQASLKCYRVDGEMRQIEIGTSSPSCSTHHLFRLFELKIATIEPALGIELFLLEAPVVEDMTEQQETIWNIAGQNKWAAIAELLDRLAGRAGTDIIHRYLPSEHYWPERSIAEASSLREEPAIPWRTNRPRPIHLLRNPERVEVTVPMPDYPPMLFRYKGQIHKVRKADGPERIEQEWWISEGLLRDYYILEDETGARFWIFRLGHYNEESNPEWFVHGFFA